A single genomic interval of Alligator mississippiensis isolate rAllMis1 chromosome 15, rAllMis1, whole genome shotgun sequence harbors:
- the LOC106737623 gene encoding NTPase KAP family P-loop domain-containing protein 1, which produces MVSCGPELQTKEDVYCFSLAKALYCGPTPVTVGFYAPWGHCKNFLLQKMQNYMHMLSRKKDHQEVQRTGQSQRGSSGRDLLKVLLLMIFYRPVLTAQQRQRRNIQHIFIRFSAWEYAGSDQLWAGLITTLCDGIEGHFGLLPMSFYRAVGRKSSILNAPLEKEWVSKRYLCLPLWAAVILLITVAVVVGVLILVLGFPVGDISGDAIVAVEGVGAAAVGISAAAAIRIAILVVRNLVVNQKAQLESQMNRTDLSAQLGFMSSVKREVKLVIRFLQFMEIFQRRKIRVVLEITNLDQCSPDKVVGVLDAMNILLSDYDAPFISILAVDSKVVVDCVESSTFMKGMANNGYEFLNRVITLPFSVPRMDCETKVRLLRDIVECRKEQEKEPEDGTGSQTDTSFPLVPHYRLANHGARNPNPDECHVPLMDIGPSTRGPSNGCTRKAVKAKEIIRKALDSLVHGSMKEYMTENIVQMRRIVNTIAITVRLIVQKVPKDEVRPEMVAAWVLLANQWPCRLSWILQCIEDEEQRNDPAGCQGNALPPDMPLWEVYEKYMEEFDLMKGSMEKLLELDRDPDLFHSFLCGRFQVKDASFYLPFTVNLDPSLQRQMELQRGSRSLKRTKKARGLSRCTLLRMTVEEVCEEMATLGFKEGNLQLYKERLEEQQLNGRALIYSDNSEIKEALGMSVGEWTLFSMHFLGVLPQASPSGVVVSSVPQCMRQAVQNIHSSRGSWLSLNLSREDLLERR; this is translated from the exons AGCTCCAGACCAAAGAGGACGTGTACTGCTTCTCCCTCGCCAAGGCGCTGTACTGCGGGCCCACGCCTGTCACCGTCGGGTTCTACGCGCCATGGGGCCACTGCAAGAATTTCCTTCTGCAGAAGATGCAGA ATTACATGCACATGTTGTCGAGGAAGAAGGACCATCAGGAAGTCCAGCGGACGGGGCAAAGCCAGCGCGGGAGCTCTGGGCGGGACTTGCTCAAGGTCCTCCTGCTCATGATCTTCTACCGCCCGGTCCTGACGGCCCagcagaggcagaggaggaaCATCCAGCACATCTTCATCCGCTTCAGCGCCTGGGAGTATGCGGGCAGCGACCAGCTCTGGGCCGGCCTCATCACTACCCTGTGTGATGGCATCGAAGGCCACTTTGGCCTCCTGCCCATGAGCTTCTacagggctgtgggcaggaaaTCTTCCATCCTCAACGCCCCCCTCGAGAAGGAATGGGTCAGTAAGAGGTACCTCTGCCTTCCTCTCTGGGCTGCAGTGATTCTCCTGATCACGGTGGCCGTGGTCGTGGGTGTCCTCATCCTCGTTCTTGGGTTCCCTGTTGGGGACATTTCTGGGGATGCGATTGTAGCAGTGGAGGGCGTCGGCGCCGCGGCAGTGGGCATCTCTGCGGCCGCGGCCATTCGGATTGCCATCCTGGTGGTGCGAAATTTGGTCGTCAACCAGAAAGCCCAGCTGGAGAGTCAGATGAACCGGACGGATCTCAGCGCCCAGCTGGGCTTCATGAGCAGCGTCAAGAGGGAAGTCAAGTTGGTCATCAGATTCCTGCAGTTCATGGAGATCTTCCAGCGGCGGAAGATCCGGGTGGTGCTGGAGATCACCAACCTGGACCAGTGCAGCCCTGACAAGGTGGTGGGCGTCCTGGACGCCATGAACATCCTCCTCTCAGACTATGATGCCCCATTCATCTCCATCCTGGCTGTGGACTCCAAAGTGGTCGTCGACTGCGTGGAAAGCTCCACATTCATGAAGGGCATGGCCAACAACGGCTACGAGTTCTTGAACCGCGTGATCACGCTGCCCTTCTCGGTGCCCAGGATGGACTGCGAGACCAAGGTGCGCCTCCTCCGGGACATCGTTGAGTGTCGCAAGGAACAAGAGAAAGAGCCAGAGGACGGCACAGGGAGCCAGACAGACACCTCCTTTCCGTTGGTACCTCACTATCGTTTGGCCAACCACGGTGCCAGGAACCCAAACCCAGATGAATGCCACGTGCCTCTCATGGACATAGGCCCTTCCACTCGAGGACCATCCAACGGCTGCACCAGGAAAGCCGTCAAAGCCAAAGAGATCATTCGAAAAGCTTTAGACTCCCTCGTGCATGGCTCCATGAAGGAATACATGACAGAAAACATCGTGCAGATGCGCAGGATCGTGAACACCATCGCCATCACCGTCCGCCTCATCGTGCAGAAGGTCCCCAAGGATGAGGTGCGCCCAGAGATGGTGGCAGCGTGGGTGCTCCTGGCCAACCAGTGGCCGTGTCGCCTGAGCTGGATCTTGCAGTGCATTGAAGACGAGGAGCAGAGGAACGACCCGGCTGGTTGCCAGGGAAATGCGCTCCCTCCCGACATGCCGCTGTGGGAGGTTTACGAGAAGTACATGGAGGAGTTTGACCTGATGAAGGGCTCgatggagaagctgctggagcTGGACCGTGATCCCGACCTCTTTCACAGCTTCTTGTGTGGCCGGTTCCAGGTGAAAGACGCCAGCTTCTACCTGCCCTTCACCGTCAACCTCGACCCGTCCCTGCAAAGGCAGATGGAGCTGCAGCGAGGCAGCCGCAGCCTGAAACGCACAAAGAAAGCCCGCGGCCTCTCCAGGTGCACCTTGCTGCGTATGACCGTAGAGGAGGTCTGCGAGGAG ATGGCTACGCTTGGCTTTAAAGAAGGGAACCTCCAgctctacaaggagaggctggaaGAGCAGCAATTGAATGGCCGGGCCCTTATCTACAGCGACAACAGTGAAATCAAAGAAGCCCTAGGCATGAGCGTTGGAGAATGGACTCTCTTCAGCATGCACTTCCTAGGAGTCCTCCCCCAGGCCAGCCCATCTGGGGTGGTTGTGTCCTCCGTCCCACAGTGCATGAGGCAGGCCGTCCAGAACATTCACagctccagggggagctggctgtCTTTGAACCTCTCCCGAGAGGATCTGCTGGAGAGGAGATGA